From Blastochloris viridis, one genomic window encodes:
- a CDS encoding universal stress protein yields MALATIVVHLDSSPRTAVRLALAVRLATRFGARLTGLFAEMSEAYRVGLVATWPSAEHVAATAAARTVFEAATAELGDRATFLEINRGGEQEILARITDIARTFDLVVLGQSEHGVRVPIDLPEQVILESGRPVLMVPFAGVYDDVGQRPLFAWHHSRGATRALHDALPLIAHGAVALVVGARRPNEPVDEFADMVLAQLSARGVAARFQSVVVDEIRLMDTLLNQAADHAADLLVIGAFDNTGFSFTGRGSGTRYVLRHMTLPVLFSH; encoded by the coding sequence ATGGCACTCGCCACCATTGTGGTGCATCTCGACTCGAGCCCGCGGACGGCCGTCCGCCTCGCGCTGGCGGTTCGCCTGGCGACGCGGTTCGGGGCGCGGCTGACCGGCCTGTTCGCCGAGATGTCGGAAGCCTATCGCGTCGGCCTCGTCGCCACCTGGCCGAGCGCCGAGCACGTTGCCGCCACCGCGGCGGCGCGGACGGTGTTCGAGGCGGCCACCGCTGAACTCGGCGACCGCGCGACGTTTCTTGAGATCAATCGCGGCGGCGAGCAGGAGATCCTCGCCCGCATCACCGACATCGCCCGCACCTTCGACCTTGTGGTGCTTGGCCAGTCGGAACACGGGGTGCGGGTGCCGATCGATCTGCCGGAGCAGGTCATCCTGGAAAGTGGCCGGCCGGTGCTCATGGTGCCTTTCGCCGGCGTTTACGACGATGTCGGCCAGCGGCCGCTGTTTGCCTGGCACCATTCGCGCGGCGCCACCCGCGCGCTGCACGATGCGCTGCCGCTGATCGCCCATGGCGCGGTCGCGCTGGTGGTCGGGGCGCGGCGCCCCAACGAGCCGGTCGACGAGTTCGCCGACATGGTTCTCGCCCAGCTGTCCGCCCGCGGCGTCGCCGCCCGCTTCCAGAGCGTCGTCGTCGACGAGATCAGGCTGATGGACACGCTGCTCAACCAGGCCGCCGACCACGCCGCCGACCTGCTGGTGATCGGCGCGTTCGACAACACCGGCTTCTCGTTCACCGGCCGCGGCTCGGGCACCCGTTACGTGCTGCGCCACATGACGTTGCCGGTGCTGTTCTCGCACTGA
- a CDS encoding SDR family oxidoreductase: MRSLSGKTLFITGASRGIGKAIALRAARDGANVVIAAKTAEPHPRLPGTIFSAAAEIEAAGGKALPLAVDIRDEVSVADAVDRVDEVFGVIDIVVNNASAISLTGTPDTPMKRFDLMMSVNLRGTFAVTQACLPLLRRAQNPHILTLSPPPSLDPEWYGGHVAYTIAKMSMSLCVLGWAEEFRDSGIAANALWPRTVIDTAALAMLGGLIEPGRCRTPAIVADAAHAILTRPARECSGNFFLDEGVLAQEGVTDFSAYAVDPAQSLLPDLFVR, translated from the coding sequence ATGCGCAGCTTGAGTGGAAAGACCCTGTTCATCACCGGCGCCAGCCGCGGCATCGGCAAGGCGATCGCGCTGCGCGCGGCGCGCGACGGTGCCAATGTCGTGATCGCCGCCAAGACCGCCGAGCCGCATCCCAGGCTGCCCGGCACCATCTTCAGCGCTGCCGCCGAGATCGAGGCGGCGGGCGGCAAGGCGCTGCCTCTGGCGGTCGACATTCGCGACGAGGTGTCGGTTGCTGACGCGGTCGACCGCGTCGACGAGGTGTTCGGCGTCATCGACATCGTCGTCAACAACGCCAGCGCCATCAGCCTGACCGGCACGCCGGACACGCCGATGAAGCGGTTCGACCTGATGATGTCGGTGAACCTGCGCGGCACCTTTGCGGTGACGCAGGCCTGTCTGCCGCTGCTGCGCAGGGCTCAGAACCCGCACATCCTGACGCTGTCGCCGCCGCCCTCGCTTGATCCGGAGTGGTACGGCGGCCACGTCGCCTACACCATCGCCAAGATGAGCATGAGCCTGTGCGTGCTGGGCTGGGCGGAAGAGTTCCGCGACAGCGGCATCGCGGCGAATGCGCTGTGGCCGCGCACCGTCATCGACACCGCGGCGCTGGCCATGCTGGGCGGCCTGATCGAGCCGGGGCGCTGCCGCACCCCCGCCATCGTGGCCGACGCCGCCCACGCCATCCTCACCCGTCCGGCGCGCGAGTGCTCTGGAAACTTCTTCCTCGACGAAGGGGTGCTGGCGCAGGAGGGCGTCACCGACTTCTCCGCCTATGCGGTCGATCCCGCCCAGTCGCTGCTGCCGGACCTGTTCGTGCGCTGA
- a CDS encoding thioesterase family protein: protein MLWLRMIRVLVAACFRSRLALVDRSVLRFRVLPTDLDLNVHMNNARYLALMDLGRLDLIIRTGMWRQVLHQRWQPVLGGCMVRFRRSLKPFQPFTLTSRLLAWDDKWLYIEHAIEVGGVLACQAVVRGAFVASDGVVAPAEIAAAAGFAGEVPALPAWVAASVSSWREMEAR from the coding sequence ATGCTCTGGCTGCGAATGATCCGGGTGCTGGTCGCGGCCTGTTTCCGCTCCCGGCTGGCGTTGGTCGACCGGTCGGTGCTGCGCTTTCGCGTGCTGCCGACCGATCTCGACCTCAACGTCCACATGAACAACGCGCGCTACCTCGCGCTGATGGACCTCGGGCGGCTCGACCTCATCATCCGCACCGGGATGTGGCGGCAGGTGCTGCACCAGCGCTGGCAGCCGGTGCTGGGCGGCTGCATGGTGCGGTTCCGCCGCTCGCTCAAGCCGTTTCAGCCGTTCACGCTCACCAGCAGGCTGCTCGCCTGGGACGACAAGTGGCTCTACATCGAACACGCCATCGAGGTGGGCGGCGTCCTGGCCTGCCAGGCGGTGGTGCGCGGTGCCTTCGTCGCCAGCGACGGCGTCGTTGCGCCGGCCGAGATCGCCGCCGCGGCGGGCTTTGCCGGCGAGGTGCCGGCGCTGCCGGCCTGGGTGGCGGCCTCGGTGTCGTCCTGGCGCGAGATGGAGGCGCGGTGA
- a CDS encoding acyl-CoA dehydrogenase C-terminal domain-containing protein, whose protein sequence is MVDYRAPLRDMRFVLYELMDGAELSKLPGYEDFTPDLIDPVLEEAAKVCEGVLHPLNRSGDEEGCTFENGVVRTPNGFIEAYQTFREGGWTSIACDPAYGGQGLPKMVNVLVEEMICSANLSFGMYPGLSHGAYVALHGHGSDELKQTYLPKLVDGTWAGTMCLTEPHCGTDLGLLRTKAVPRGDGSYALSGTKIFISAGEHDLTENIIHLVLARLPDAPKGTKGISLFVVPKFLVKDDGTLGPRNGVSCGAIEHKMGIKASATCVLNFDDATGWLVGEPHKGMRAMFAMMNAERLSVGIQGLGLAAASYQGAVAYARDRLQGRALTGAKYPDKSADPIIVHPDVRRMLLTHRAYVEGCRALAAWTANQLDVQTHHPDPVVREEAEEFVALMTPIVKALFTDLGFDATNLGMQVFGGHGYIREHGMEQYVRDCRIAQIYEGTNGIQALDLVGRKLPANAGRSLRRFFHPVAAYIEAKIEDETLGEFVQPLAKAFVRLQQATAQVARTGLANPDEAGAAATDYLRLFGLTALGFMWARMAEAALAKQGEDSDGFYKAKIATARFFADRVLPETGARFSAIMAGGKSMMAFDDAAF, encoded by the coding sequence ATGGTCGACTACCGGGCTCCCCTGCGCGACATGCGCTTCGTGCTCTACGAGCTGATGGACGGCGCCGAGCTTTCCAAGCTGCCGGGCTATGAGGACTTCACTCCCGACCTCATCGACCCGGTGCTGGAGGAAGCCGCGAAAGTCTGCGAAGGCGTGCTGCATCCGCTCAACCGCTCCGGCGACGAGGAAGGCTGCACCTTCGAGAACGGCGTGGTGCGCACGCCGAACGGCTTCATCGAGGCCTACCAGACCTTCCGCGAAGGCGGCTGGACCTCGATCGCCTGCGATCCCGCCTATGGTGGCCAAGGCCTGCCGAAAATGGTCAATGTGCTGGTCGAGGAGATGATCTGCTCGGCCAATTTGTCGTTCGGCATGTATCCCGGCCTCAGCCACGGCGCCTATGTCGCGCTGCACGGCCACGGCAGCGACGAGCTGAAGCAGACGTACCTGCCCAAGTTGGTCGATGGCACCTGGGCCGGCACCATGTGCCTCACCGAGCCGCATTGCGGCACCGACCTCGGCCTGCTGCGCACCAAGGCGGTGCCGCGCGGCGACGGCTCCTATGCGCTCTCCGGCACCAAGATCTTCATCTCCGCCGGCGAGCACGACCTCACCGAAAATATCATTCATCTCGTGCTGGCGCGCCTGCCGGATGCGCCGAAGGGCACCAAGGGCATCAGCCTGTTCGTGGTGCCGAAATTCCTGGTGAAGGACGACGGCACGCTTGGGCCGCGCAACGGCGTCAGCTGCGGCGCCATCGAGCACAAGATGGGCATCAAGGCGTCGGCAACCTGCGTGCTCAATTTCGACGACGCCACCGGCTGGCTGGTCGGCGAGCCGCACAAGGGCATGCGCGCGATGTTCGCGATGATGAATGCCGAGCGGCTGTCGGTCGGCATTCAGGGCCTCGGCCTTGCCGCGGCGTCCTATCAGGGCGCGGTGGCCTATGCCCGCGACCGGTTGCAGGGCAGGGCGCTGACCGGCGCCAAATATCCCGACAAATCGGCCGATCCGATCATCGTCCACCCCGACGTGCGGCGCATGCTGTTGACGCATCGTGCCTATGTCGAGGGCTGCCGGGCGCTGGCGGCGTGGACGGCCAACCAGCTCGACGTGCAGACCCATCACCCCGACCCTGTGGTGCGCGAGGAGGCCGAGGAGTTCGTGGCGCTGATGACGCCGATCGTCAAGGCGCTGTTCACCGACCTCGGCTTTGACGCCACCAATCTCGGCATGCAGGTGTTCGGCGGCCACGGCTACATTCGCGAGCACGGCATGGAGCAGTACGTGCGCGACTGCCGCATCGCCCAGATTTACGAGGGCACCAACGGCATCCAGGCGCTCGACCTGGTCGGCCGCAAGCTGCCGGCCAATGCCGGCCGCTCGCTGCGGCGGTTCTTCCACCCGGTCGCGGCCTATATCGAGGCCAAGATCGAGGACGAGACGCTGGGCGAGTTCGTGCAGCCGCTCGCAAAGGCGTTCGTGCGGCTGCAGCAGGCGACGGCTCAAGTGGCGCGCACCGGGCTTGCCAATCCCGACGAGGCGGGCGCGGCGGCGACCGACTATCTCCGCCTGTTCGGCCTCACCGCGCTTGGCTTCATGTGGGCGCGCATGGCCGAGGCGGCGCTGGCCAAGCAGGGCGAGGATTCCGACGGCTTCTACAAGGCCAAGATCGCCACCGCGCGCTTCTTCGCCGACCGCGTGCTGCCCGAAACCGGAGCGCGGTTCTCGGCCATCATGGCGGGCGGAAAATCGATGATGGCATTCGACGATGCCGCATTCTGA
- a CDS encoding 3-hydroxyacyl-CoA dehydrogenase/enoyl-CoA hydratase family protein: MAEINKVVVIGAGVMGAGIAAHVANAGLPVALLDIVPSDAKSRSALAEGAIERMLKAEPAPFMSKAAAKLVTPGNIEDHFAVVGDADWIVEAVTERLDVKQALYARIEATRKDGSVVSSNTSTLPLAKLTEGLPPRFAADFLITHFFNPPRYMRLLEVVAGPQTKPAAVDDVVRFADLRLGKSVVRCKDRPGFIANRLGVYWLQAAVVEAFDRGLAVEDVDAIIGKPMGIPKTGVFGLLDLVGLDLMPHVNASLAAALPKDDPFHGYNRPLPVVEKLIATGYTGRKGKGGFYRINREAGKRKEALDLLSGEYRLARKADVAAIADGGRSLNKLITHDSAHGAYAWRVLSATLAYAASLVGDAADDIESIDEAMRLGYNWKFGPFELIDRLGAGWFSDRLKAEGRAVPDALARAVGHGFYRVENGRRQALGQDGLYHDIVRPAGVLLLEDIKLNSQPVLNNGSAALWDIGDGVACFEFTSKMNSLDADVMEMLAKSIRRVKKDFKALVIYNEGSNFSVGANLGLALFAGNIAAWSEIESLVSAGQDTYRAMKYAPFPVVGAPSGMALGGGCEILLHCDAVQAHAETYMGLVEVGVGLVPAWGGCKEMLHRWQANPKLPKGPMPAIAKVFETVSVATVAKSAADAKELLYLRPGDGITMNRNRLLADAKARALAMVENYKPPEPPTFALPGPAARVAMDMAVAGFRRLGKATPYDEVVSGALAEVLSGGDTDILKTLDEDALLELERTSFMRLVRQPGTLARVESMLLTGKPLRN, encoded by the coding sequence ATGGCCGAGATCAACAAGGTCGTGGTGATCGGCGCCGGCGTGATGGGTGCCGGCATCGCCGCCCACGTTGCCAATGCCGGCTTGCCGGTGGCGCTGCTCGACATCGTGCCCTCCGATGCGAAAAGCCGCAGCGCGCTGGCCGAAGGCGCAATCGAGCGCATGCTCAAGGCGGAACCCGCGCCGTTCATGAGCAAGGCGGCGGCGAAGCTGGTCACCCCCGGCAACATCGAGGACCATTTCGCCGTGGTCGGCGACGCCGACTGGATCGTCGAGGCGGTGACGGAACGGCTCGACGTCAAGCAGGCGCTCTACGCCCGCATCGAGGCGACGCGCAAAGATGGCAGCGTGGTGTCGTCCAACACCTCGACGCTGCCGCTGGCTAAGCTCACCGAAGGGCTGCCGCCGCGCTTTGCCGCCGACTTCCTGATCACCCACTTCTTCAATCCGCCGCGCTACATGCGGCTGCTGGAGGTGGTAGCCGGCCCGCAGACCAAGCCCGCCGCGGTGGACGATGTCGTGCGCTTCGCCGATCTCCGCCTCGGCAAGAGCGTGGTGCGCTGCAAGGATCGCCCCGGCTTCATCGCCAACCGCCTCGGCGTCTACTGGCTACAGGCGGCGGTGGTGGAGGCATTCGACCGCGGCCTCGCGGTCGAGGATGTCGACGCCATCATCGGCAAGCCGATGGGCATTCCGAAAACCGGCGTGTTCGGCCTGCTCGATCTGGTCGGGCTCGACCTGATGCCGCACGTCAATGCCTCGCTCGCCGCGGCGCTGCCGAAGGACGATCCGTTCCACGGCTACAACCGGCCGCTGCCGGTGGTGGAGAAGCTGATCGCCACCGGCTACACCGGGCGCAAGGGCAAGGGCGGCTTCTACCGCATCAATCGCGAGGCGGGAAAGCGCAAGGAAGCGCTCGACCTTTTGAGCGGCGAATATCGGCTCGCGCGCAAGGCCGACGTTGCGGCGATCGCTGACGGCGGGCGCTCGCTCAATAAGCTCATCACCCACGACAGCGCACACGGCGCCTATGCGTGGCGAGTGCTGAGCGCGACTCTCGCTTATGCCGCCAGCCTCGTAGGCGACGCCGCCGACGACATCGAATCCATCGATGAAGCAATGCGGCTCGGCTACAATTGGAAATTCGGCCCGTTCGAGCTGATCGACCGGCTTGGCGCCGGCTGGTTCTCCGATCGCCTCAAAGCGGAGGGCCGGGCGGTGCCGGACGCGCTGGCGCGCGCGGTCGGCCACGGTTTCTACCGCGTCGAGAATGGCCGCCGGCAGGCGTTGGGCCAGGACGGCCTCTATCACGACATCGTCCGGCCGGCAGGCGTGTTGCTGCTGGAGGACATCAAGCTGAACAGCCAGCCGGTGCTGAACAACGGCTCCGCCGCGCTGTGGGACATCGGCGACGGCGTCGCCTGCTTCGAGTTCACCTCGAAAATGAACTCGCTCGACGCCGACGTGATGGAGATGCTGGCCAAATCCATCCGCCGGGTGAAGAAGGACTTCAAGGCGCTGGTGATCTACAACGAGGGCTCCAACTTCTCGGTCGGCGCCAATCTGGGGCTCGCGCTGTTCGCCGGCAACATCGCAGCGTGGAGCGAGATCGAGTCTTTGGTGTCGGCCGGGCAGGACACCTACCGCGCCATGAAGTACGCGCCGTTTCCGGTGGTGGGTGCGCCGTCCGGCATGGCGCTCGGCGGCGGCTGCGAGATTCTGCTGCACTGCGACGCCGTGCAAGCCCACGCCGAGACCTATATGGGGCTGGTCGAAGTCGGCGTCGGGCTGGTGCCGGCGTGGGGCGGCTGCAAGGAGATGCTGCACCGCTGGCAGGCCAATCCCAAGCTGCCGAAGGGTCCGATGCCGGCGATCGCGAAAGTGTTCGAGACCGTCAGCGTCGCCACCGTCGCCAAGTCGGCGGCCGACGCCAAGGAGTTGCTCTATCTGCGCCCCGGTGACGGCATCACCATGAACCGCAACCGCCTGCTGGCCGACGCCAAGGCCCGCGCCCTCGCAATGGTCGAGAATTATAAGCCGCCCGAGCCGCCGACCTTCGCGCTGCCGGGCCCGGCCGCGCGAGTCGCCATGGACATGGCGGTCGCGGGCTTCCGCCGGCTCGGCAAGGCGACGCCATACGACGAGGTGGTGTCCGGCGCGCTCGCCGAGGTGCTGTCGGGCGGCGACACCGACATCCTCAAGACGCTCGACGAGGACGCCCTGCTCGAACTCGAACGCACCTCTTTCATGCGGCTGGTGCGCCAGCCTGGCACGCTGGCGCGGGTCGAATCCATGCTGCTCACCGGCAAGCCGCTGCGCAATTGA
- a CDS encoding thiolase family protein codes for MKKVVIAGYLRSPFTQAKKGDLALVRSDDLAAQVVRALVETTGVKPADVEDVLLGCAFPEGEQGLNVARLVGLMSGLPQSTGAATLNRFCGSSMTSVHVAAGAIALGAGEAFVCAGVESMSRVPMMGFNPLPNPAFAKEMPSAYMSMGDTAEAVASRWSIPRDQQEAFAVASHRKAASARDAGRFKDEIAPIAVRNRTVDADGCIRAETTAEGLAGLKPAFSEHGTVTAGTSSPLTDGASAVLVCSEDYAKAHDLPILAAIKAVAVCGCDPEIMGIGPVGATRKALARAGITVEQLDVVELNEAFASQAIACIRELKLSEAQVNPDGGAIALGHPLGATGARIVGKAASLLKRENGRYALATQCIGGGQGIATILEAV; via the coding sequence ATGAAGAAGGTCGTCATCGCGGGCTATCTGCGCTCGCCATTTACCCAGGCCAAGAAGGGCGACCTCGCTTTGGTCCGCTCCGACGATCTCGCCGCCCAGGTGGTGCGGGCGCTGGTCGAGACTACGGGCGTCAAGCCCGCGGACGTCGAGGACGTGCTGCTCGGCTGCGCCTTTCCGGAGGGCGAGCAGGGCCTCAACGTCGCGCGCCTCGTCGGCCTGATGTCCGGCCTGCCCCAGTCGACCGGTGCCGCCACCCTCAACCGCTTCTGCGGCTCGTCGATGACCTCGGTGCACGTCGCCGCCGGCGCGATCGCGCTCGGTGCCGGCGAGGCGTTCGTGTGCGCCGGCGTCGAGAGCATGAGCCGGGTGCCGATGATGGGTTTCAACCCGCTGCCGAACCCCGCCTTCGCCAAGGAGATGCCCTCGGCCTACATGAGCATGGGCGACACCGCCGAGGCGGTGGCGTCGCGCTGGTCGATTCCGCGCGATCAGCAGGAGGCGTTTGCGGTGGCCTCGCACCGCAAGGCCGCGAGCGCGCGCGACGCCGGCCGCTTCAAGGACGAAATCGCGCCGATCGCCGTGCGCAACCGGACCGTCGACGCCGATGGCTGCATCCGCGCCGAAACCACGGCGGAGGGGCTGGCCGGCCTCAAGCCCGCCTTCAGCGAGCACGGCACGGTGACGGCGGGCACCTCCTCGCCGCTCACCGACGGCGCCAGCGCGGTGCTGGTGTGCTCGGAGGACTACGCCAAGGCCCACGATCTGCCGATCCTGGCCGCCATCAAGGCGGTGGCGGTGTGCGGCTGCGACCCCGAGATCATGGGCATCGGCCCGGTCGGCGCCACCCGCAAGGCGTTGGCGCGCGCCGGCATCACGGTCGAGCAGCTCGACGTCGTCGAGCTCAACGAGGCGTTCGCCAGCCAGGCCATCGCCTGCATACGCGAGTTGAAGCTGTCGGAGGCGCAGGTCAATCCGGACGGCGGCGCCATTGCCCTCGGCCACCCCCTTGGCGCCACCGGCGCGCGCATCGTCGGCAAGGCGGCGAGCCTGCTGAAACGCGAGAACGGCCGTTACGCGCTGGCAACCCAATGCATCGGCGGCGGCCAGGGCATCGCCACCATCCTGGAGGCGGTGTGA
- a CDS encoding MerR family transcriptional regulator, with protein sequence MDKIYSITEMAKELEITPRTIRFYEDQGLISPQRVGNTRIYSHRDRARMILILRGKRLGFSLKDIKEFLDLYVVDTTQVEQLKVLVGKVRERIAQLEEQLDTVQISLKELRDIERVSIGVLQSKGIDTIAV encoded by the coding sequence ATGGACAAGATTTACTCAATAACCGAGATGGCGAAGGAGCTGGAAATCACGCCCCGCACGATTCGGTTTTACGAGGACCAGGGTCTGATTTCGCCGCAGCGCGTGGGCAATACCCGCATCTACTCGCACCGCGACCGCGCCCGCATGATCCTGATCCTGCGAGGCAAGCGGCTTGGCTTTTCGCTGAAGGATATCAAGGAATTTCTCGATCTGTATGTCGTCGACACCACGCAGGTCGAGCAGCTCAAGGTGCTGGTCGGCAAGGTGCGCGAGCGCATCGCCCAGCTCGAGGAGCAACTGGACACCGTTCAGATCAGCCTGAAGGAATTGCGCGACATCGAGCGGGTCAGCATCGGTGTGCTGCAAAGCAAAGGCATAGACACCATCGCCGTTTAG
- a CDS encoding long-chain fatty acid--CoA ligase, with amino-acid sequence MADILDRTVEGHPGQNAVDFLGKRYTYQEIGDLVDRAARGFQQLGVRKGVRVGICLPNTPYYIICYYAILKIGGVVVNYNPLYVERELKYQIQDSGTTLMVTLDLRQIYPKVAALLEETCLERIVVCPMSDILPKMMGLLFSVFKRSEMADIPSDLRHVTFERLIANDGHPRHVDIDPHTDVAVLQYTGGTTGVPKGAMLTHGNLTANVEQLRRWVPDADEGHERMLGVLPFFHVFAMTVVLNLGVRLGCELILVPRFDLDQVLKLIAKKRPTLFPGVPTLYTALNAAAAKTGVDMSSLKVCISGGAALPMEVRTRFETVTGCRLVEGYGLSEASPVVTCNPLNEAPRAGSIGVPLPETVVEIRDPADPSRLLGVGEKGELCVRGPQVMAGYWQRPGDTTDVFVGGALRTGDIGYRDSDGYLFLVDRIKDVILCGGYNVYPRVIEEALYRHSSVAEAVVIGVADPYRGQAPKAFVTLREGETTTPADLRAFLAGEVSRIEMPKAIEIRASLPKTMVGKLSKKELVAEEEAATAPTAS; translated from the coding sequence GTGGCTGACATCCTCGATCGGACGGTGGAGGGGCACCCTGGTCAGAATGCGGTCGATTTCCTGGGAAAACGCTACACGTACCAGGAGATTGGCGATCTGGTCGACCGCGCCGCCCGCGGCTTCCAGCAACTGGGTGTGCGCAAGGGTGTGCGGGTCGGAATTTGCCTCCCGAACACGCCATATTACATCATCTGTTACTACGCAATATTGAAAATTGGCGGCGTTGTCGTCAATTATAACCCGCTTTATGTCGAGCGGGAGCTGAAATACCAGATCCAGGATTCCGGCACCACCTTGATGGTGACGCTGGATCTGCGCCAAATCTACCCGAAGGTCGCAGCTCTGCTGGAGGAGACCTGCCTGGAGCGGATCGTCGTCTGTCCGATGAGCGACATCCTGCCCAAGATGATGGGGCTGTTGTTCTCGGTGTTCAAGCGCTCGGAGATGGCGGACATCCCCAGCGACCTGCGCCACGTCACCTTCGAGCGGCTGATCGCCAATGACGGCCACCCGCGCCATGTCGACATCGATCCCCATACCGACGTCGCGGTGCTGCAATACACCGGCGGCACCACCGGCGTGCCCAAGGGCGCCATGCTGACCCACGGCAACCTGACCGCCAACGTCGAGCAGTTGCGGCGGTGGGTGCCCGACGCCGACGAAGGGCACGAGCGCATGCTCGGGGTGCTGCCGTTCTTCCATGTCTTCGCGATGACGGTGGTGCTGAACCTCGGGGTGCGGCTCGGCTGCGAGCTGATCTTGGTGCCGCGGTTCGACCTCGACCAGGTGCTGAAGCTGATCGCCAAGAAGCGGCCGACGCTGTTCCCCGGCGTGCCGACCCTCTACACCGCCCTCAACGCCGCGGCGGCGAAAACCGGCGTCGACATGTCGTCGCTGAAGGTTTGCATCTCCGGCGGCGCGGCGCTGCCGATGGAGGTGCGAACCCGGTTTGAAACCGTTACCGGGTGCCGGCTGGTCGAAGGCTACGGCTTGTCGGAGGCCTCGCCGGTGGTGACCTGCAACCCGCTCAACGAGGCGCCGCGCGCCGGCTCGATCGGCGTGCCGTTGCCGGAAACGGTGGTCGAGATCCGCGACCCGGCCGACCCCTCGCGCCTGCTCGGCGTGGGCGAGAAAGGCGAGCTGTGCGTGCGCGGCCCGCAGGTGATGGCGGGCTACTGGCAGCGGCCGGGCGACACCACCGACGTTTTCGTCGGCGGCGCGCTGCGCACCGGCGACATCGGCTATCGCGACTCCGACGGCTATTTGTTCCTGGTCGACCGCATCAAGGACGTCATCCTGTGCGGCGGCTACAACGTCTACCCCCGCGTCATCGAGGAGGCGCTCTACCGCCATTCCTCGGTGGCCGAGGCGGTGGTGATCGGCGTTGCCGACCCCTATCGCGGCCAGGCCCCCAAGGCCTTCGTCACCTTGCGCGAGGGCGAAACCACCACGCCCGCCGACCTCCGCGCCTTCCTGGCCGGCGAGGTGTCGCGGATCGAGATGCCAAAGGCGATCGAAATCCGCGCCAGCCTGCCGAAGACCATGGTCGGCAAGCTGTCGAAGAAGGAACTGGTGGCGGAGGAGGAGGCCGCCACCGCCCCCACGGCGAGCTGA
- a CDS encoding OmpP1/FadL family transporter translates to MVGSAYRKACLGVPAALVLLGGVEQALAAGFQLREQSSEGLGNAFAGSAAKAYNLSTIFYNPAGMTRLQGNQVGGSTTWIAPVAKFSGQATRNGATISGGMGGDGIDDAAVGATYMFWDYAQDLKFGLAFTAPFGLRSNYDHDWVGRYINRKSSITNLNLSPSVAYRINDKLSIGGAVQIGYASATLSQAIDFSGIPAFLGGPRSDGLGTVNGNDWGIGGDIGFLYELSPTTRIGVNWRSQISYKLSGTAKFEVPSGLPAVLAASPSLRFANASAEFTSPDTVAIGLYHELTPQWAFVADVDWTNWSTFKEIRIQYADGRADKVTPMNWHDTWFFSAGLIYKVDDRQSIQIGAAYDQSATDDEDRTAGIPETSRLWLAGGYSYNLGPNQSLSLGYAHLFAEKAPIDQTVVSGTTTYTLTGEYEGHVDIFSASFVMKF, encoded by the coding sequence ATGGTCGGTAGCGCGTATCGCAAGGCATGTCTGGGGGTGCCAGCGGCGCTGGTGCTGCTGGGTGGGGTGGAGCAGGCCCTGGCGGCGGGTTTCCAGTTGCGCGAGCAGAGTTCGGAAGGGCTGGGCAACGCCTTCGCCGGATCGGCGGCCAAGGCCTACAATCTGTCGACGATCTTCTACAATCCGGCCGGCATGACCCGCCTGCAGGGCAACCAGGTCGGCGGCTCAACCACCTGGATCGCGCCGGTGGCGAAGTTCAGCGGCCAGGCCACCAGAAACGGCGCCACGATCAGCGGCGGGATGGGCGGCGACGGCATCGACGATGCCGCGGTTGGCGCCACCTACATGTTCTGGGATTACGCCCAGGACCTGAAATTCGGGCTGGCGTTCACCGCGCCGTTCGGCCTCCGCTCCAACTATGATCATGACTGGGTGGGGCGCTACATCAACCGCAAGAGCTCCATCACCAATCTCAACCTGTCGCCGTCGGTCGCCTACCGCATCAATGACAAGCTGTCGATCGGCGGTGCCGTTCAGATCGGCTACGCCTCGGCCACGCTGTCGCAGGCGATCGACTTCAGTGGCATCCCCGCCTTCCTCGGCGGGCCGCGCTCCGATGGTCTGGGCACCGTCAACGGCAATGACTGGGGGATCGGCGGCGACATCGGCTTCCTCTACGAGCTGAGTCCGACCACCCGCATTGGCGTCAACTGGCGCTCGCAAATCAGCTACAAGCTGTCGGGCACCGCAAAATTCGAGGTGCCGAGCGGTCTTCCGGCGGTGTTGGCGGCCTCACCCAGTCTTCGCTTCGCCAACGCCTCGGCCGAGTTCACCTCGCCGGATACGGTGGCGATCGGGCTCTATCACGAGTTGACGCCGCAGTGGGCGTTTGTGGCGGACGTCGACTGGACCAACTGGTCGACCTTCAAGGAAATCCGCATCCAGTATGCCGACGGCCGCGCCGACAAGGTGACGCCGATGAACTGGCACGACACTTGGTTCTTCTCGGCTGGCCTGATCTACAAGGTGGACGACAGGCAAAGCATCCAGATCGGCGCCGCCTACGACCAGAGCGCGACCGACGACGAGGACCGCACTGCCGGTATTCCGGAAACCAGCCGCCTGTGGCTGGCGGGCGGTTATTCCTACAATCTGGGTCCCAACCAGAGCCTTAGTCTCGGCTATGCCCATCTATTCGCCGAAAAGGCGCCGATCGACCAGACCGTTGTCTCAGGCACGACGACCTATACGCTGACCGGCGAGTACGAAGGTCACGTCGATATCTTCAGCGCCAGCTTCGTGATGAAGTTCTGA